One region of Thiomonas intermedia genomic DNA includes:
- a CDS encoding acyltransferase family protein has product MSVEVYPDGQPMKSGAHTRLAFRADLQSLRALAIVLVIAAHAGVPFLQGGYVGVDVFFVLSGYLISGLVWDEVQGTRRFDAVGFYARRFKRLAPALILVLVSVAVFGWLLSGPQRQLEDSAAAKAAAVWLSNFYFSARVINYFSSGATSNLFLHTWSLGVEEQFYVVWPWLMLFLLGAFAWQGRQFDRRRLLGGWIAISLISLGLGVYWSHTQLELAFYLMPGRAWEFGLGALTFALREKLEFPRWARAMLGRSILNALGYVLIIAAAVTLDDSLRYPGLFAVWPSVGAVFVLLDRPERGPGQWLSRFLLRARVPQFIGNVSYSLYLWHWPVLLLGQSFLGHSAWVRLGMVALALLLASLTYFWVEQPVHRRRLRSRPWPVLGAGIVSAGLAFVLMSQWQDAARELLQSPPQLELDLARWDLPALYSHPGCDTWYHSADVRVCDFGPAQAKHTAVIFGDSVMAQWFPAIASIYLAKPDWRVAVLTKSSCSASQVSYTYNKAHGIYAVCNLWRQRAIAEIERLRPDIVYLGSTHYAFTQGQWIEGTRSVLARLSPVVGCILVMNPSPELGFDGIACLSARANLPHWLSRWKTCSNPLAAISVDSVHTALEMAIAPFANAHLIDLRHVICPQQTCRAELRGQVVYRDGQHMTASFVQSLAPALLSVIPTEARPQ; this is encoded by the coding sequence ATGAGCGTTGAGGTTTACCCAGATGGACAGCCCATGAAGTCAGGCGCTCATACCCGCCTTGCATTCCGCGCCGATCTGCAAAGTCTGCGTGCGCTAGCCATCGTGCTGGTTATCGCGGCACACGCCGGCGTGCCCTTTCTGCAGGGAGGATATGTCGGTGTAGATGTCTTCTTCGTACTGTCGGGTTATCTCATATCCGGTCTTGTATGGGACGAGGTTCAAGGCACTCGCAGGTTCGATGCAGTCGGTTTCTACGCTCGAAGGTTCAAGCGTCTGGCGCCTGCGTTGATTCTGGTCCTGGTCAGCGTTGCAGTCTTTGGATGGCTTCTCAGTGGCCCACAACGACAGCTTGAAGATTCCGCAGCAGCAAAGGCCGCCGCGGTCTGGCTAAGCAACTTCTACTTCTCGGCTCGAGTCATCAACTACTTTTCCTCGGGAGCCACCAGCAATTTGTTTCTGCACACGTGGTCGCTTGGCGTCGAGGAACAGTTTTATGTCGTGTGGCCGTGGTTGATGCTCTTTCTGCTCGGCGCTTTCGCCTGGCAAGGCAGGCAGTTTGATCGCAGACGTCTCCTCGGCGGCTGGATCGCAATAAGCCTGATTTCCCTGGGTTTGGGCGTGTACTGGAGTCATACACAGCTCGAGCTGGCTTTCTATCTGATGCCGGGTAGAGCCTGGGAATTCGGGCTTGGTGCTTTGACCTTCGCGCTCCGAGAGAAGCTCGAGTTCCCAAGGTGGGCGCGAGCCATGCTAGGCAGGTCGATTTTGAATGCCCTTGGGTACGTTCTGATCATCGCAGCTGCGGTGACTCTCGACGACAGTTTGCGTTATCCGGGCTTGTTCGCTGTATGGCCTAGCGTTGGGGCGGTGTTTGTCTTGCTCGATCGTCCGGAGCGCGGCCCTGGGCAATGGTTGTCGCGCTTCCTCCTCCGAGCCCGTGTGCCGCAGTTCATCGGCAATGTTTCGTACAGCCTCTACCTGTGGCACTGGCCGGTTTTGCTCCTTGGTCAGTCGTTTCTCGGGCATTCCGCATGGGTACGACTGGGAATGGTCGCGCTGGCCCTGCTACTCGCATCGCTGACTTATTTTTGGGTTGAGCAGCCAGTGCATCGTCGGCGTTTGAGGTCACGCCCGTGGCCCGTTCTCGGCGCCGGTATTGTGTCCGCGGGCCTTGCATTCGTTCTGATGAGTCAGTGGCAGGATGCTGCGCGCGAGCTTCTGCAAAGCCCGCCTCAGCTCGAGCTCGATTTGGCTCGATGGGATCTCCCAGCTCTGTACTCGCATCCCGGTTGCGATACCTGGTACCACAGCGCTGATGTTCGAGTCTGTGATTTCGGCCCAGCCCAGGCCAAACACACAGCCGTGATTTTTGGGGACAGTGTCATGGCACAGTGGTTTCCAGCCATCGCCTCCATCTATTTGGCCAAACCGGACTGGCGTGTCGCAGTGCTGACCAAGTCCTCCTGTTCTGCCTCTCAAGTGAGTTATACCTACAACAAGGCCCACGGCATTTATGCAGTTTGCAATCTCTGGAGGCAAAGGGCCATCGCCGAAATCGAGAGGTTACGTCCCGACATCGTCTACCTGGGATCCACCCATTACGCTTTTACTCAGGGCCAATGGATCGAAGGAACGCGAAGCGTTCTAGCGCGTTTGAGTCCAGTGGTCGGATGCATTTTGGTCATGAATCCATCTCCAGAACTTGGATTCGACGGCATAGCCTGCTTGTCTGCTCGAGCAAATTTGCCGCATTGGCTGTCGAGGTGGAAAACCTGCTCGAACCCGCTCGCTGCGATCAGTGTCGACAGTGTCCACACTGCGCTGGAGATGGCCATTGCGCCTTTCGCGAATGCGCACTTGATAGATCTTCGGCATGTCATTTGCCCGCAGCAAACGTGTCGAGCCGAACTGCGTGGACAGGTTGTTTATCGGGATGGCCAGCACATGACGGCTTCGTTTGTGCAATCCCTTGCGCCAGCGTTGTTATCTGTCATTCCCACGGAGGCCCGCCCGCAGTAG
- a CDS encoding efflux RND transporter permease subunit codes for MNKKFTDIFIDRPVLAIVVSLVILVLGLRSVGLLPVLQYPYTQNAVVTITTTYPGADANLVASFITTPLENAIAQANGIDYMTSSSVQSSSTITANLRLNYDPDKALTEINTKVNSVLNQLPSAAQKPVLTVSIGQTIDAMYIGFYSNVLQPNQITDYITRSVQPKLQSIDGVQTAEILGAKNFALRAWLDPNKLAAYGLTAADVYSALAANNYLSATGNTKGQMVQINLAANTDLKSLSSFRNMVVKSVNGQVVRLDQVAQVTLGSDDYDSSVAFDGKSSVFIGIQVAPGANLLDVVERVRKAFPAIQQQLPAGLNGAIVYDSTKFVTSSIDEVVKTLVEAILIVTAVVFIFLGSLRSVIVPLVAIPLSIVGTFTIMLALGYSINLLTLLAIVLAIGLVVDDAIIVVENISRHLEEGMSRHDAAVRAARELANPIIAMTIVLVAVYVPIGFMGGLTGALFTEFAFTLVGTVVISAIIALTLSPMMCSHLLKAPDPQSRSWQDRLVLFLDHSFERLHKRYERTLDGSLNYLPVTAVMAAIILGSIYFLYSTSMSELAPQEDQGVLIAVSFNNPTATLDQRGLYAKQVYDVFKTFPETDHVFQLNTPSQVIAGMVLKPWDERARTATQMQPELQQKLNHIAGSQIAVFQPPPLPGSRGLPIQFVITTTEPASKLYDVSQKFLQDALKSGQFIFLQSDLRIDLPQTRINVDRNMAAQLGLTMQDIGSALSAMLGGGYVNFFELDGRSYKVIPQVAQQYRLNANQLRHYYVRTSSGSMVPLSTVVHLTTSVQPETINHFQQLNSATIQGVTLPTIAQGEALDNLVALAKRTLPTGYSYDFAGPSRQYEQETGGLVLTFGFALVIIFLALAAQFESFRDPIIILISVPMAISGALLFINLGIGHATLNIYTEVGLVTLIGLISKHGILIVEFANNLQREGRSKREAIEHAAGMRLRPILMTTASMVLGVMPLIFASGAGAVSRFNMGLVIASGLAIGTLFTLFVVPAMYMLLGTDHSHEARAQALRESEANDPMAHPPGGGASTAH; via the coding sequence ATGAACAAGAAATTCACAGACATCTTCATTGATCGCCCTGTGCTGGCCATCGTGGTCAGCCTGGTGATTCTGGTGCTGGGCCTGCGCTCCGTGGGCCTGCTGCCGGTGCTGCAGTATCCCTATACGCAAAACGCGGTGGTCACCATCACCACGACCTATCCTGGTGCGGATGCCAATCTGGTGGCCAGCTTCATCACCACACCCCTGGAAAACGCCATCGCGCAGGCCAACGGCATCGACTACATGACGTCGAGCAGCGTGCAGAGCAGCAGCACCATCACCGCCAATCTGCGGCTGAACTACGACCCGGACAAGGCGCTCACCGAGATCAACACCAAGGTGAACTCGGTGCTCAACCAGCTGCCTTCCGCGGCTCAGAAACCGGTGCTCACCGTGTCCATCGGTCAGACCATCGATGCCATGTACATCGGCTTCTACAGCAATGTGCTGCAGCCGAACCAGATCACCGACTACATCACCCGTTCGGTGCAGCCCAAGCTGCAGTCGATCGACGGGGTGCAGACCGCCGAGATCCTCGGCGCCAAGAACTTCGCGCTGCGCGCCTGGCTCGATCCGAACAAGCTCGCCGCTTACGGCCTGACCGCTGCCGATGTCTATTCGGCCCTGGCCGCCAACAACTACCTCTCGGCCACTGGCAACACCAAGGGCCAGATGGTGCAGATCAACCTCGCGGCCAATACCGACCTGAAGTCGCTGAGCAGCTTCCGCAACATGGTGGTGAAGTCGGTGAATGGTCAGGTGGTGCGGCTCGATCAGGTGGCTCAGGTCACCCTGGGGTCGGACGACTATGACAGCTCGGTGGCCTTCGACGGCAAGTCCTCGGTGTTCATCGGTATCCAGGTGGCGCCGGGCGCCAATCTGCTCGACGTCGTGGAGCGGGTGCGCAAGGCCTTCCCAGCCATCCAGCAGCAGTTGCCCGCAGGGCTGAATGGCGCCATCGTCTACGACTCGACCAAGTTCGTGACGTCGTCCATCGACGAAGTGGTCAAGACCCTGGTCGAGGCCATCCTGATCGTCACCGCCGTGGTGTTCATCTTCCTCGGCTCGCTGCGTTCGGTGATCGTGCCGCTGGTGGCGATACCGCTGTCCATCGTCGGCACCTTCACCATCATGCTGGCGCTGGGCTATTCGATCAACCTGCTCACCCTGCTGGCGATCGTGCTGGCCATCGGTCTGGTGGTGGATGACGCCATCATCGTGGTCGAGAACATCAGTCGCCACCTCGAAGAGGGCATGTCGCGGCACGATGCCGCCGTGCGCGCGGCGCGCGAGTTGGCCAACCCCATCATCGCCATGACCATCGTGCTCGTGGCGGTGTACGTGCCCATCGGCTTCATGGGCGGGCTCACCGGCGCGTTGTTCACCGAGTTTGCCTTCACCCTGGTGGGCACGGTGGTCATCTCGGCCATCATCGCGCTGACGCTGTCGCCCATGATGTGCTCGCACCTGCTGAAGGCGCCCGATCCGCAGAGCCGCAGCTGGCAGGACCGGCTGGTGCTGTTCCTCGACCACAGTTTCGAGCGCCTGCACAAGCGCTACGAGCGCACCCTCGACGGTTCGCTCAACTATCTGCCGGTGACGGCGGTGATGGCCGCCATCATTCTGGGTTCGATCTATTTCCTGTACTCCACGTCCATGTCGGAGCTGGCGCCGCAGGAAGATCAGGGCGTGCTCATCGCCGTGTCGTTCAACAATCCCACGGCCACCCTGGATCAGCGCGGGCTCTACGCCAAACAGGTCTACGACGTGTTCAAGACCTTCCCGGAAACCGACCACGTGTTCCAGCTCAACACGCCCAGTCAGGTGATCGCCGGCATGGTGCTCAAGCCCTGGGATGAGCGCGCGCGCACGGCCACGCAGATGCAGCCCGAGCTGCAGCAGAAGCTCAACCACATCGCCGGCAGCCAGATCGCGGTGTTCCAGCCGCCGCCGCTGCCAGGCTCGCGCGGCCTGCCCATCCAGTTCGTGATCACCACCACCGAACCGGCGAGCAAGCTCTACGACGTGTCGCAGAAGTTCCTGCAGGACGCCCTGAAGTCCGGGCAATTCATCTTCCTGCAGTCCGACCTGCGCATCGACCTGCCGCAGACCCGCATCAATGTCGACCGCAATATGGCGGCGCAGCTCGGCCTGACCATGCAGGACATCGGCTCGGCCCTGTCGGCCATGCTCGGCGGGGGCTACGTCAACTTCTTCGAACTTGACGGACGCTCCTACAAGGTCATTCCGCAAGTGGCGCAGCAATACCGCCTCAATGCCAACCAGTTGCGGCACTACTACGTCCGTACCTCGAGCGGAAGCATGGTGCCCTTGTCCACCGTGGTGCATCTGACCACCAGCGTGCAGCCCGAGACCATCAACCACTTCCAGCAGCTCAACTCGGCGACCATCCAGGGTGTGACCCTGCCCACGATCGCCCAGGGCGAGGCGCTGGACAATCTGGTGGCCTTGGCCAAGCGCACCCTGCCCACGGGCTACAGCTACGACTTCGCCGGGCCTTCGCGGCAGTACGAGCAGGAGACCGGCGGCCTGGTGCTGACCTTCGGCTTTGCGCTGGTCATCATCTTCCTGGCCCTCGCTGCGCAGTTCGAGAGCTTCCGCGATCCCATCATCATCCTGATCTCGGTGCCGATGGCGATTTCGGGCGCGCTGCTGTTCATCAATCTGGGCATCGGCCACGCCACACTCAACATCTACACCGAGGTGGGGCTGGTGACGCTGATCGGGCTGATCTCCAAGCACGGCATTCTGATCGTGGAGTTCGCCAACAATCTGCAGCGTGAAGGCCGGAGCAAGCGCGAGGCCATCGAGCATGCCGCGGGCATGCGGCTGCGCCCGATTCTGATGACCACGGCCTCCATGGTGCTCGGCGTGATGCCGCTGATTTTCGCCAGCGGTGCCGGTGCGGTCAGCCGCTTCAACATGGGGCTGGTGATCGCCAGCGGCCTGGCCATCGGCACCCTGTTCACCCTGTTCGTCGTGCCGGCCATGTACATGCTGCTCGGCACCGATCACAGTCACGAAGCCCGCGCTCAGGCGCTGCGCGAATCCGAGGCCAACGACCCGATGGCCCATCCCCCGGGCGGAGGCGCCTCGACCGCCCATTGA
- a CDS encoding efflux RND transporter periplasmic adaptor subunit, whose amino-acid sequence MTKGTTKRMIIMLIIAAVLIGGLVWFQHFKNTMIAKAIKGMSNPPQTVSTQVTQSSAWQPTVEALGNLRASQQASLSPQVAGIVTAIHFRSGEKVRAGQVLAQLSDAPQRAQLAQLQAQVGQLQAQLDLAQTTLKRDEAQLKVQAISQAAVDTDRANVTSVQAQLKALAEQINAQKAVLAQATITAPFSGVLGIRQINLGQYLAPGTAAVTLQALDPMEIDFTVPQNQIDLVHVGMKAQVTTNAVAGKTFEAKVIAVEPQVSTTTRNLTVRASIPNPKGELLPGVFATVRLTDGEPHDYITLPNAAVAYNPYGATVFLVKDDGKDANGKPKYVAEQRFVTTGLTRGDQVAIVSGLKAGETVVTAGQLKLRNGTPVLINNSVQPADSANPQVPNS is encoded by the coding sequence ATGACCAAAGGCACAACCAAGCGCATGATCATCATGCTCATCATCGCCGCCGTATTGATCGGGGGACTGGTGTGGTTCCAGCACTTCAAGAACACCATGATCGCCAAGGCGATCAAGGGCATGTCCAACCCGCCGCAGACCGTGTCGACGCAGGTGACGCAGTCATCGGCCTGGCAGCCCACGGTGGAAGCGCTGGGCAATCTGCGCGCGAGCCAGCAGGCCTCGTTGAGCCCGCAGGTTGCGGGCATCGTCACCGCCATCCACTTCCGCTCCGGCGAGAAGGTGCGCGCCGGACAGGTTCTGGCCCAGCTCAGCGACGCGCCGCAGCGCGCCCAGCTGGCGCAACTGCAGGCCCAGGTGGGTCAGTTGCAGGCCCAGCTCGATCTGGCGCAGACCACGCTGAAGCGCGATGAGGCGCAGCTCAAGGTTCAGGCCATCAGCCAGGCCGCCGTGGACACCGATCGTGCCAATGTGACCAGCGTGCAGGCCCAGCTCAAGGCGCTGGCCGAGCAGATCAACGCGCAGAAGGCGGTGCTGGCGCAGGCCACCATCACCGCGCCGTTCTCGGGCGTGCTGGGCATCCGTCAGATCAACCTCGGCCAGTATCTGGCGCCAGGCACGGCAGCCGTCACGCTGCAGGCCCTCGACCCGATGGAGATCGACTTCACCGTGCCGCAGAACCAGATCGATCTGGTGCATGTGGGCATGAAGGCGCAAGTGACCACCAATGCCGTTGCCGGCAAGACCTTCGAGGCCAAGGTGATTGCGGTCGAGCCCCAGGTGAGCACGACCACCCGCAACCTCACCGTGCGCGCCAGCATTCCCAACCCCAAGGGTGAACTGCTGCCCGGTGTGTTCGCCACCGTTCGTCTGACCGACGGCGAGCCGCATGACTACATCACTCTGCCCAATGCGGCCGTGGCCTACAACCCCTATGGGGCAACCGTCTTCCTGGTGAAGGACGATGGCAAGGACGCCAACGGCAAGCCCAAGTACGTGGCCGAGCAGCGCTTTGTCACGACGGGCCTGACACGCGGCGACCAAGTGGCCATCGTCAGCGGACTGAAGGCCGGCGAGACCGTGGTCACCGCAGGCCAGCTCAAGCTGCGCAACGGCACGCCGGTGTTGATCAACAACAGCGTGCAGCCGGCCGACAGTGCCAACCCGCAAGTGCCCAACTCCTGA
- a CDS encoding efflux transporter outer membrane subunit, translated as MQNLPATPRVLWLSLCAALLGGCTTVGPDFQTPKAPAAAQYTRQGLPAQTASAPGPLGGVQRFQTADRIAPDWWRAYGSSQLDGLVDAALHNSPSLAAAEATLRQAQQTYEAQAGSTLYPTVNAKLGASRNQANAASTGQSGDRTTTYNLYNAGIAVGYDFDLFGGNRRALEALAAQAHYQQFQLEGARLTLAANVVTAAFTQAQLGAQIEATEAILKAQQNQLEIARKRFALGAAARTDVLTLETQVEQTRASVPPLRNKLEQTDHLLAVLIGKEPGAADLPRFTLSAFALPQTLPVVVPSALVQQRPDIRASQALLHAATAQYGVAISNLYPQINLSASLGTQALTMGALFGPGSAVWSLAGSLAQPLFNAGLKAGANAAEASLQAAGANYQQTVLQALRNVADALRALENDAQTLQAQAAADASAQESLKLVDQQYLLGAASYLQLLTAQQQAQQTRIGLISAQAQRLADSAALYQAMGGGVMNDAAVQGSPPAAQPAQASAQ; from the coding sequence ATGCAGAATTTGCCCGCGACTCCTCGCGTCTTGTGGTTGTCCCTCTGCGCCGCCCTGCTCGGGGGTTGCACCACGGTCGGCCCCGATTTCCAAACGCCCAAGGCGCCCGCCGCAGCGCAATACACGCGCCAGGGCTTGCCCGCGCAGACAGCATCGGCGCCGGGTCCGCTGGGCGGGGTGCAGCGATTCCAGACCGCTGATCGCATCGCCCCCGACTGGTGGCGTGCGTATGGTTCCTCGCAGCTCGACGGTCTGGTGGATGCGGCGCTGCACAACAGTCCGTCGCTGGCCGCGGCCGAAGCCACGCTGCGGCAAGCCCAGCAGACTTATGAGGCTCAGGCCGGTTCCACGCTTTACCCCACGGTGAATGCCAAGCTCGGTGCGAGTCGCAACCAGGCGAATGCGGCGAGCACCGGCCAGAGCGGCGATAGGACGACCACCTACAACCTCTATAACGCAGGCATTGCGGTGGGTTACGACTTCGACCTGTTCGGGGGCAACCGCCGCGCTCTCGAAGCCCTGGCGGCGCAGGCGCACTATCAGCAGTTCCAGCTCGAAGGCGCAAGGCTGACCCTGGCTGCCAATGTGGTCACCGCCGCCTTCACCCAGGCCCAGCTCGGCGCCCAGATCGAAGCCACCGAGGCCATTCTGAAGGCGCAGCAGAACCAGCTCGAGATTGCCCGCAAGCGGTTTGCGCTCGGCGCCGCCGCCCGTACCGATGTGCTGACTCTGGAAACCCAGGTCGAGCAGACGCGCGCCAGCGTGCCCCCGCTGCGCAACAAGCTTGAGCAGACCGATCATCTGCTGGCGGTGCTGATCGGCAAGGAGCCCGGCGCGGCCGACTTGCCGCGTTTCACCCTGTCGGCCTTTGCGCTGCCGCAGACGCTGCCCGTGGTCGTGCCCTCGGCGCTGGTGCAGCAGCGGCCTGACATTCGCGCCAGCCAGGCCTTGCTGCATGCGGCGACGGCGCAGTACGGGGTGGCGATCTCCAATCTGTATCCGCAGATCAACCTCAGCGCCAGCCTGGGCACCCAGGCGCTCACGATGGGCGCCTTGTTCGGCCCCGGTTCGGCCGTGTGGTCGCTGGCCGGCAGCCTGGCGCAACCGTTGTTCAACGCCGGGTTGAAGGCCGGGGCGAACGCGGCCGAAGCCAGTCTCCAGGCGGCCGGGGCCAACTATCAGCAGACGGTGCTGCAGGCTTTGCGCAATGTGGCCGATGCGCTGCGCGCCCTGGAGAACGATGCGCAGACCTTGCAGGCGCAGGCCGCAGCGGATGCATCGGCCCAGGAGTCGCTCAAGCTCGTCGACCAGCAATATCTGCTCGGTGCCGCCAGCTATCTGCAGCTGCTCACCGCGCAGCAGCAGGCGCAGCAAACCCGCATCGGCCTCATTTCGGCGCAGGCCCAGCGTTTGGCCGACAGCGCAGCGCTGTACCAGGCCATGGGCGGCGGCGTGATGAACGATGCCGCCGTCCAGGGCTCGCCGCCCGCGGCGCAACCCGCCCAGGCGTCGGCCCAGTAA
- a CDS encoding AraC family transcriptional regulator produces MFGMLGEEEMAGLLYYANEYRKHAKMRPDHAPPSDCECSKAELLQRINHLEGAELIAVSVRNPLAMDPETHCHARGTLFLLNEGLVIVETAQGRQLSPSQTIGWMPPGVAHAVQSYGPTAGYGAFLAPQLCGDLPAEPTSYPVNPLVALILQKALSWPHDVPLDLSRMRLLLVLLDELRQSRARPLQLQWPQDARLLSIARGLLDHIASARTLDQWARWADISPRTLSRKFVLETGMSFAQWRQWARLTQALEWLATGRAVKDVALSLGYDSVSAFIKTFRQTLGTTPSAYFQTQQRHRPMVTLSPADESAPTLE; encoded by the coding sequence ATGTTCGGCATGCTAGGCGAAGAAGAAATGGCCGGGTTGCTTTACTATGCCAATGAATATCGCAAACACGCCAAAATGCGCCCTGACCACGCCCCACCCTCCGACTGCGAATGCAGCAAAGCGGAACTTCTCCAGCGAATCAACCATCTCGAAGGCGCCGAGTTGATCGCGGTGAGCGTGCGCAACCCGCTGGCCATGGATCCTGAAACGCACTGCCATGCGCGCGGCACCCTGTTCCTGCTCAACGAAGGGCTGGTGATCGTGGAAACCGCCCAGGGGCGGCAGCTCTCCCCCTCACAAACCATCGGCTGGATGCCGCCAGGCGTGGCGCACGCGGTGCAGTCTTATGGTCCGACGGCCGGTTACGGCGCCTTCTTGGCACCGCAACTCTGCGGCGACCTGCCGGCGGAGCCAACCAGCTACCCGGTCAATCCGCTGGTGGCGCTGATCCTGCAGAAGGCGCTGAGCTGGCCTCACGATGTCCCGCTGGACCTCAGCCGCATGCGTCTGCTGCTGGTACTGCTCGACGAATTGCGGCAGTCACGGGCCCGCCCCCTGCAGCTTCAATGGCCGCAGGACGCCCGGCTGCTGAGCATCGCGCGCGGCCTTCTCGACCATATCGCCAGCGCACGCACGCTCGATCAATGGGCCCGCTGGGCAGACATCAGCCCCCGGACGCTCAGCCGCAAGTTCGTGCTGGAGACTGGCATGAGCTTCGCGCAGTGGCGCCAGTGGGCCCGACTGACCCAGGCGCTGGAATGGCTGGCGACCGGCCGCGCCGTCAAGGACGTCGCTCTGTCGCTGGGCTATGACAGCGTCAGTGCCTTCATCAAAACCTTCCGCCAGACGCTGGGCACGACGCCGTCGGCCTACTTTCAGACCCAGCAGCGCCACCGGCCCATGGTGACGCTCTCGCCCGCCGACGAGTCCGCGCCGACACTGGAATGA
- a CDS encoding O-acetylhomoserine aminocarboxypropyltransferase/cysteine synthase family protein, producing the protein MKFETLAVHAGYKPDPVTRAVAVPIYQTVSYAFDNTQHGADLFDLKVAGNIYTRIMNPTNDVLEQRVAALEGGVAALTVASGMAAITAAIQTLAEAGDNIVSSSRLYGGTYNLFAHTFPRQGLEVRFADPRDPDSFARLIDHRTRAVFCETIGNPLGNVTDIGALAAVAHAAGVPLIVDNTVPSPYLCRPFEHGADIVVHSLTKYLGGHGNSVGGAIVDAGKFDWTAHRDRFKLLVEPDVSYHGVSYTEQFGAAAFIARARVVPLRNMGAALSPLNAFLILQGIETLPLRMDRICANALHIATHLQKHPRVAWVRYAGLVDHPDHDIAHRLMHGRASGILSFGLKGGRKAGAQLQDALQLFTRLVNIGDCKSLACHPATTTHRQLNPQELEAAGVSEDMVRLSIGIENVHDLIADLDQALEASGS; encoded by the coding sequence ATGAAATTTGAAACGCTTGCCGTCCACGCCGGCTACAAACCCGATCCGGTCACCCGCGCGGTGGCCGTGCCCATTTATCAGACCGTGTCGTACGCCTTCGACAACACCCAGCATGGCGCCGATCTGTTCGACCTGAAGGTTGCCGGCAATATCTACACCCGCATCATGAACCCGACCAACGACGTGCTGGAGCAGCGCGTCGCGGCCCTCGAAGGCGGCGTCGCGGCGCTGACGGTGGCCTCGGGCATGGCCGCCATCACCGCGGCCATTCAAACGCTGGCCGAGGCCGGCGACAACATCGTCTCCAGCAGCCGTCTGTATGGCGGCACCTACAACCTGTTCGCCCACACCTTCCCGCGGCAAGGGCTGGAGGTGCGCTTTGCCGATCCGCGCGACCCCGACAGCTTTGCCCGGCTGATCGACCACCGCACCCGCGCGGTGTTTTGCGAAACCATCGGCAATCCGCTGGGCAACGTGACCGACATCGGCGCGCTCGCCGCCGTGGCGCATGCCGCCGGGGTGCCGCTGATCGTCGACAACACCGTGCCCTCGCCCTACCTCTGCCGTCCGTTCGAGCACGGTGCGGACATCGTGGTGCACTCCTTGACCAAATACCTCGGCGGCCACGGCAACAGCGTGGGCGGCGCCATCGTCGATGCCGGCAAGTTCGACTGGACCGCGCACCGCGACCGCTTCAAACTCCTGGTCGAGCCCGACGTGAGCTATCACGGCGTGAGCTACACCGAACAGTTCGGTGCCGCCGCATTCATCGCCCGCGCCCGCGTGGTGCCCTTGCGCAATATGGGCGCGGCACTGTCGCCGCTCAACGCCTTCCTCATTCTTCAGGGCATCGAAACCCTGCCGCTGCGCATGGACCGGATCTGCGCCAACGCGCTGCACATCGCCACGCATCTGCAGAAGCATCCGCGCGTGGCCTGGGTGCGCTACGCCGGGCTGGTCGACCACCCCGATCACGACATCGCGCATCGGCTGATGCATGGCCGGGCCTCGGGCATTCTGAGCTTCGGGCTGAAAGGCGGCAGGAAGGCAGGCGCGCAGCTGCAGGACGCCCTCCAGCTCTTTACGCGGCTGGTCAACATCGGCGACTGCAAGTCGCTCGCCTGCCACCCGGCCACGACCACCCATCGCCAGCTCAACCCACAAGAGCTGGAAGCGGCCGGGGTGAGTGAGGACATGGTGAGGTTGTCGATCGGCATCGAAAACGTGCACGATCTGATCGCCGATCTGGACCAGGCGCTGGAGGCCAGCGGCAGTTGA